GCCAAAACCCTAACTATATATTTGAGTTGTTGTGTGTGTgcgcgtgtgtgtgtgttttatctttatctttttatttttattttaccttCTTCAATTATTGAAGGTACATGAAAGAGAAGGCTCTACCCTCCtcagaattcaaaaaaaataaaaataaaaaataaaaaaactaaatatattacaccataaattttaaattaactGGGCCTTTCTTCACTTATCTCACCGAGCCAACTTGAGTACCAGAAACCAGAAATCCTCTCTTAAGTTGTCTTCCGCGTTCCTCTCTGAGCAGGAAAAAGATAACTCTTGAAAATTCTTGACATATCcattgaaacattagaaacttggATATAAGAATGGCATAGTCCTACTCAGAAAGGATCAGAAAAGTGATGCCCAGGCAATTGCTGAAGGGGTTGACAGTCATACCTGAGTCGATGGAGGTCAATGAGAAAGAGAGCAGGTGATAGTTTTCTGTCTTCTATACCTGAAAACCAAAGATTTGATGGCATCTCCTTGGAACTTTGTCCTTGTGTGGGGTAACATACCTCTCCTTAACCAAAGATTTGATGGCATCTCTTGACTTCAATATCTTCATGACATAGATGCCAAGGAAGGCTCCATTTGGCATTGCTGTAGGTAGTGGACTTTTGTCTATAGAGCTCTACAGAATACGGCTTTCGCTAATAAAGCTTGGAACGCGCCTTCTATTCTAAGATCGATTTGATTAGGATCCAAGTCTCTGAATTGCAGCAGACAAGGTCCAGATTATAGCAAAAACAAATTGGATGCCACAGTGTAGGAGTCCGGATTTGCAAGAATCCATCTCAAAAGAGGATCTAATATATCATACTCATTTCTCAAATTTATACTGGAATTATAccaaatacacacacacatactatAAAACAAATAAATCTCTGCTAGAAAACAAATAATTTGCAAAATCATCTTCTAAGAAGACCTCAACATTTTCCAAGAGGGAAAGAAAGACTCAGAAAGCTAAACAAGTTAGTCGAGTTAGTTGATTTCTCTTTGATACAATAATTAATGCAAATGTAAATAAATTAGAACCGAGTCACACTAGCTTATAAACTATTTTAGTTCCTCAGAGTTGGACTTTATCAAATCATAATAACAAGATTTTATCCATGTTATACATTCATCGCCAGAaatctgatccttgacattAGCTATATAATATTCCAAAGGAAGCATTTGCTTGACTTGATTTGGTATTAGCATACAGTGTATATTACTTGATGTCCTAGAGTTTCCATCTGCAAAAAGAATTATGAGTACAGTTGGTCTGCCCAAAGACATTGCAAATACAAATAATAGGCCTACGCAAGTTCGGTGAATGATTAATGATGCATAACAGCAAATCTTGGTGCAGGAATCAATTGTGATACCCATTATAATCGGAGCAGATGCTGCCATAAGATGCTCTTTGACAGTTACACTTGTCTCAAGATTCATTTGTAGTATAAAATATAGCAATACACTTTATATTCAGCGTTATAGATAGTTAGACCATAACTAACAACCTAATCCTGCTTATATTATATACTACATGATGGTCCAGTTacataaatacaaaaaaaaatcagttatGATGAATATTTAATATTAGTTCAACTATAGACTCGGTCATTCCTTATTAAATTCAAGAACAAACTAggacaaaataacaaaaaacatCAACTTGAAAACGTATAACACAAACTTCTACAAATAATGCTAGGGAAAACAATCAACTCTATCTTGATGTTGGAGAGATGACTCTTCAGTATATGTATTTTTGCATTCAGATTATTGCTTGGCCTGGTAAAATAGAATCTCAGATGACCCCACAAATATTCATGGAAGAGTTACAagtataaaaaatttaaaacatatAATTGTTTGGATGTATTCCAAAACTGTGATATTTTGTGACACCACCTTTTCTCTCAAATATGGAGCTTTTGATTTTGTACAGTAGGTGTTTGGGTATGTTTTGAAATCTCAGAAAATCACTCATGAAAAGAAAGGCCTATTCTTTAGTAGAGTTTTTCAAGTACACAATTATGCCCTGATGCTCAAAATATGATTTGGCCTTCATTCCCAAAACATGTCTCTTAAAGAAACAAATACCTACTTTCTATTAAAACACAatcattaatttcaaaactaaaatattatGGATACTTAAGAAATTATGATTTTCCACGTAAAGCCTAAAAAATCAGTCAATAGAAACAAAGTTTCCTGCAGCAATGTAAACTACTCTAAATTCACAACTGCAAAATAGTCATATGATTCTTCATCAGGTATGCATGCACACAGATAGCaatgaagaataaaaacaatAATAATTCTCATATAACATAAGTTGCTCAAGGAGAGAAGAGTAACACCTGAGTTCTCATGAGAGGGCTCAGAACCTAGGAGTGTGCAAAAAACCGGCTGAACTGCAAACCTGATCCAAATCGGTCCTTCCAATCcagttttatttgttttttttttctaaatctgGTTTGGTATCGGTTTGAGAAAGGCTTGAAccagaaaaatccaatttgtttTTGGTTAAGAGTTTTTAGGAAACCAATTCAATCCGAACTAACACGACCCCATAAATATATAAGTATatatttcaatttttatttttttatttatatttcttctatatataaaataaaatttttatgtttGGATTAGCCTAGTCCATTGAACATCAACCCTATATAAAATGATAATTTTATGTTTAGATTTAGCCAGCCCATTTAACCCAAACCACTGAACATTAACTTGATAAACCAAACTAAACCAAACCAAATTTCTAGGTCGGTTTCAAGTAGTTTTGTAGATGGTCGTTTGGTTTCAGTTTCAATTTTAGGAAACCGATTTAAATCGATTTGGTTTCAGTATATCTCCAAACCAACCCGTCCCGACCCATGCATGCCCCTATCCAAACCTAGACTAGGCATTACCTGTCATGATCAGTAATCCACATCTCCAGAAGCTTGGAACTTTCTCCTTGCTCTGGACACTCGAGCACCTTCTCCAAACAACTCATGATCAAGATAGCTTAAGCTCTCTGCTAGGCAACTCTCTTGGCTTCAACATCTGCATGACCTGATGCCAAGGAAACAACCTCTTCTCCTAGCTATACATCAGAAACTCAATATTGtccaaaatacttattttgtggTCTAGGTTTTTATTGAAGCAATAGTAAAAACACCTACATATGATGTAATTTAGGGATCTGCATATGATTCTAATAGTGAACAATAGCAATTTCAAATGCAGAAATCTATGAGATAGTTTCAATTACCAAAGCAGGATGTGTCAAGCTCTGTAGTAAGATACCTGCCGACAATGCAACCCGTCTCGAGTTTCATCCACAACTAGCAAACAGCTAATGATAAGATTCCGTAAGCAGGAATCCACTCTCTTGCATCAGAAATAAACACAACCATGGATTCATATGCAAAAACTCTTCTGTTCACAATTATGACTAAAATGATTCAAGTTCAATTGTAGGCCTCGCATTGCTTGTTAGATTCATGAATAACATAGTGTTCCACAAACAACTGACTGTACCTATATCCTGGGAGATTAATttgagattttatttttttcttttcaaaagtcACACATTGTATTATACCTGCAAATGAATAAACAATTACTAGAAATTGTATCAATCCACTTACGGGTTCATATGCATTGTTCATGTTCAAAGAGTAAAGAAGTGATACCTAAGAACATGATAGGAGGAAAACGTCAAGCTGCCCATTTTATTGTACAGAACTACAGAGCATTTCTCCCTTCAAGACTCACAGCATACAATTCATTGAGCTCTGGGAACTTATTTACATGTCGGAGGACATAATACTCCAAGAACCTCTTCTCTGCACACACCATGGCCGTGTACACATCATATTCTCCACCATGCAACTTTTTTGACTTCAAAGCCTCCAAGTATCGATTTCTTGGAACCAGCCTCTTTGCCAAGCTCAGCGTCAGAAGCACTGGGTGGCGTGCAACATAGGACGGGGCACAGCCTGCCTGCTGCACCAAGAAATCCATCTTCTCCCGCATCGTGCTTACTGAACCTGTCAAGAAACCAGGGGCCTTCCGGAATGCAGCAAGGAACTCGGCCTCTGACCAACCAAAGCCTCTCATGGCCTCCAATTTGGCATTGAACTTCTCCTGGCCGACCTTGTACAGAACCCAGAGAGCCCAGTGGAACATCGTCGAGCCCGGTAGAACTCCCAACCCCTTGGCACGATCAATCAATGCCCTTAATGCATCAGGCTTTTGGAGGATGAACTTCGGATGCTTCTTCAAGACCAGCGTGATCCTCTGGTCTGAGATGCCGCAGTCTTTCAACACCGAGAGGTTGGGCTGGATCGTCTTCTCGACGCTGTGGCCGAGAAGCCACTGATTTCCCTTGAGGAatttcttcaaatgttcatcagaACCAAGAAGGTCTCTCCACACCTGGATCTTAGAGACGATGCGGTGGAGGTTATGGTTGCTGACGACGGGGTTCGACATAACGACGTGGGTCAGGTCGGGGCCGGTGAAGCCGAGGTCATGCAAAGCACGGAACTTTGGGGCAAGGGTCTCCTCCACGTTGAAGGCGAGCCATCTGGGGTTCCAAGATACAAGCTTTTTGAGGTGGGAGTCATCAAAACCGTGTTTTTTGAAGAAATCCAAAACGGAGTCGGGTTGTTGACGGGATTTGATGCGGCGGAGGCTCTTCGAGGCTTCCACCGCCTTCTCCAGGGAGAGGCCACAGGAGGCGACGAGGTAGTCGGCCATGAAATGAGGCTCGGCAGATAGCTTTCCGGCAGCGGCTGCGACGGTGGTTGTGAAGGTGGAGGGGAAGTGGACGGCTCCGACGAGGTAGGGGAGATAGAAGGAGCGGATGATAAGGGAGGAGGAGAGCTTCGGCATCGTCCTGTACTTCACCTTTGGAGGCGAAGCAGGTAAAAACGGAGGAGGTGGCAGCCGCGCCTTACCAGCTTATACTTCCGGCTGAACCCTAACCATATAtttgaggtttttttttttttctaatactgatctctctctctctctctctctctctctctctctctctccacctctCGAGGGTTTAGGGAAGAAAAAGTGCTGCCCTTTCCAAAATTtagtaaaaatttgaaaaaagttATACAAAAATCAAAATGTCATGAATTCTTTATTAATTAGACTCTTGTTCTCTAATCCCACtgtagaaaaatatatatcttctcTAAAATTCtacttaaataaaaaaaataattcaccTTCCTTGGTTAGATGTTTcacatatccttttttttttatacaactAAACTTCcattaccaaaaaaaatcatagattaaaataaaatattttatataaaaaattttatgaTTCTTATATCAATATCTGAGTGATTGTCGAATCAATAATGTATGTGTCAAGACAGTGCATTAGACAATTGCACAGAAGAGAATCTGGAAAGATGGTAGCTTAACAGTTGGTTGATTATGCGAATGTAGGTCTACGTTGCTAAAATCTATTATTTGTTTGCAAATTTTGGAATATTCGCTATCAAATTTTACAATGAGATGTTGAAGATTTGTAATTGTACTTTAACAATCTTTACTTTAAAGAGAAAGATATTTTTGATGAATTACAAAGCTGCAACTACTTATAAAGTTAGCAAAGACCTTTCAGTAGGAACTGCAATTTCCAGCTTAGATCTGTAGGAAGTTTTCTGCATCAGCATAACTTCTATTTGAGCCTTTATTTGCTTACTCAGCAGGAACTTCTTGTCATCCTGTGCAATTTCAAGTTGTAGCAAAACATATATTTGATGAGGCCAGCACCACAAAATGCACTATGCTTCTTAGCGAAAGGAAAATGATAATGTAGTGAACCAGAATATCTAATATTAACATCTTGCACTCTGCTACTAAATAGTTTTGCAGAAGTAGTATGTACAAATGAATTTTCCTTGTGATACGTGGGCTGTTTTATCCTTCTTTTTATTGGTAAATTGTCTTTGTTTCCTGAAAGACTCAACCATTTAGTAATTGTATATTTCATGTGATGTAAGTGAATCGATGTAAACAGGCTTGCAAACAGCAAATAAAGATATTGCTTGTCTTAATTGGTTAGAAACAAGTCTGAAAATTGATCTTTAAAGTCTGGAATTCACGTCGAATTAATTTATTCCATGTCGTGTTTCATTGAAGCACTATTGTTTGAAAAGGAAGGGGTGCTGCATTAgctgtttttatttttacatttgtTTTACTAGGAGAAGGTGTTTAAGTGCCATCAGCATTCATTAATTGTGTTAGCTGGTCAGTTTGCTGGTCATCCCTGATCTCTGCATATCACCAAGACGAAAACCAAGTGCAAAGCATCAGTAGAAGCAAATTTTGGCAATTCTGTACCTGTTTCAACACTAACCAGGTATCCTCCAGGAAGAAGGACATTCAAATTCAGCATATATATGAGAAATTTTTTTGGATGTGAGATGAAATTAATGCAGGAGGATCCATTCTACAAGGCAAAAACCTCTGAAGCAAGTAATCGCCACTCCATTTCAGAGGGCACCTTTTAGAATGCTGTTGAACTTGTCAGATTACTTCAGTTAATAGTCGCTTGAGCATGAACTCCGTGGCTTGTGCAGTTAAGAATTTTGATGAAGCCATTCAACTACGGACAAGCTATTTTGTGGTTATGGGTAGACCTAATGTAATGGAAATATGTAATTACCACGTCAAACATATTCATCTAAATTTAAGAATAAATTTGACCCATTATTTTTTGTGTATTATATTCCATAGTTGTATTAAAACaaagttttttgaattatttgCCCAGGTTGTTGATAAACTGCTGACACAGTTaaattctccatgcttgatggTGAGAGACTCCAGAACTCTACTCAAGTGGGCAGTTAACATGTAATTTTTAGGGCATCTTTTCTCTTTCTCCAGTCCCCCAATTACCAGGCATTCTGAAGCAGAATCATCAGAAGGTTCTAATGCACACTATAAGAATTAGAATCACCAAGCTTGCCCATGCTTGTCAATGTTATTCCTAGAAATACATTTCTAGAAGCAATCGACAGCCTTAGCCTATTTGACCATGCTGTTAGATAATAATGCAGTTTGCACATTTTATGCTTTAAATATTTGCTACTATGTCAGCTTCATTGTGGAACTTTCAGTTGATGTTGGGGATGTGTCTCTTCCTGAAAATTCACCAAACCTAGCATTGGTCATGGCTGTTGTGAACAGGGGATTGCCCTGGTGGTCGCACCCGTCAGCTTAGCAACCTGGGGTCATGGGTTCGTATCCTTGGTGGTGTACCTCTAGTATTTGGAACAGGTTAATTATAACTTAGGATggttttctcctctcctcccaaAGCAAACATTTCTGAtgactttgaaaaataaaacctCAAGTTTCTCCACTGTTCTTGTGATTCTGATGACTGTTTCCTCAGTAGTTAATGGTGTTCCAACTTAGAGGAGTCTAGTACAAAGTATGCATTTTGTTGTTTTTAGAGTTTGTTAGAAGTCCAGTATGGAGTGTAATAACATTCTATATTCTGATCCTCTACAAATCTAATAAGAAAATGATCTCCAGATTGTTTCTATATCTGTTGAAAAAACTGCTTAGgaaattgttttatttgaaGTCACAGATCAAAGAAATGACAAAGAACCATACTGCATTGCGTAACCGAGGTCAGGCAGTGTTGAAGTAGAAGAGAGCTTGGATGATCCACTCATATGGGTGATTTCCACTCACTTCTAAAGGGACATTCACATCGTCATTCACTGTTTGTTGGAGTGTAGATAAAACTGAATGATCATTGGAAAGTAGAGAACTGGTGGTTGTCGGAAAATTCTGCATTGGAGCCTACTTAGTAGATAGTCCCCTTCTCCCCTAACTTGGCTGCTTGGTTAGAGCCCTCGAAGGAGGTAGAACTCGAGATAACCTGCTTGGAGTGTTGGATCTCGCATGGCCCATAGGTCCTCAACCACCAAAACTTTCAAACCATTAGGAACTTGCGATCGCAAAGGACTCTTTGGAGTTACTTTCAAAGGCATTTGGCATGGGATGATCATTTTAAGATTAAAGATGATATGAGTAAAAGTAATGAGATCATCATATTTAGTTACACAGAAGTGATTCCACGTAGCAGTGATCCTAAATTATCTCTACTCCTCAAATCACCGTCCAACCTAATGATAGAATATCCGTCCTTAAGGTTGGATATCCAACATTATCATAAAATAGTAATCTTGGCTTAAAAATTGAGAACGAAAATGCCTCTGAGTCCAGCGAGAAAAATTGATGTATTAATGTAccattaatttattatattaatattatatatattatattgatattacatatataatattataatatattgttaatcatattattgtcatattattattaaattatatttgaaaattataataaaaatatattattgtaatttatatttatattataaaattatttgataTGGTACTTGTATTTgccttattttttaatcaaagtaaatattgatattaaaataataatatattattagtatgaataaaaatattaattctataataacaattattatatttttataggattaataatttattatcatatttttatatgattaatagatatattttgatggaatatATTAGGAGTAGTTTTGGTACTATATGGTCGGTGATCCTTGAATCTGTTATGAATATCTAGAGATATTTAATCACTAAAATATAGCATACAAAATGCATTGATCTAGATGATTCTGGTGATTCTATTTGGATCATCAAACACCATCTTAGATGGATATCAATGCAATAGATTGAACTTGATACGTTCGCCATTATTGTATTCATTTTAAAGATCAACCGATGAATGAGTCAAATGTTATTTTGAATTTATCAGTTTTCTAACTGTGGAATTAATATATTTGGAGAGGAGATTCTGACACAATAATAAAATTGCTCTATTATAATCTAAATAGGTTTGAAATAAGGAAAGTATCTCATCTAactctacgtggtggctggagTGCGTAGtgggattttctttttaattttattgagtATATTTAGATCATAAATGCTTTGAAACCAAGTTACTTGGGTTACTCCAGTGGCCAGGCTTTCCTAGGGtcaaagtttttatttttatttttttggtacactGGCTTCTTACAAATACGTATATGAGTACTGCCATTTAGGTTAGGAAAAAAAACGACCAGACGGATAGGGAACATCCGGTTCAAAGGTTCGATGTATTAATCTAAACCCTCCTTTCAGATTGGATCGGAGCTGGGTCGGGTACAGGAGATCAACACTGAACCGGACATTCCGGTTCACTTAAGCGGTCCGATAACGAAGGGCGTGGGGTTTGGATGGATCCTAGCAGAAGGCTGCGGTGCGGTTACTCTCCTTTTCTCCCAGTCCCGGGGAGGACGCGATGTCTCCGGCCAAgctctcctccgccttcctcggCCGTAGTGGCTCCAGAACCAATagccccctcctccttttccggCACCACCGCCTTGatggcctcctcttcttcttctcctcctccacgGCCGCCGCCGGTGATGGGGAGAAATCGTCTCGACGACCCCATTTTGTGGTCGAATACCTCATCAACTCGTGCGGCCTCTCCTCCACCGAGGCGTCCAAAGCCTCCAAATCCCTCGCCCACCTCAAATCCACCGAGAAGCCAGACGCCTTCCTCGGATTCATGAGAAGCCGAGGCTTCAACGACACGAGTCTCAGAAAGATCGTATCTTGCTACCCCAGATGGCTCGCTTACGATGCCGAAAGGTTCCTGGCCCCAAAGTTCCGATTTTTCCAGGATCAGGGCTTCTCCGACTCAGACCTCACCCATCTATTCCTTTACAATTCCCTTTTTCTCAGGTTCAGTCTTCAGCGCACAATCCAGCCCCGGTTGGAGTTCTGGGCGCGCCTCCTCGGCTCCAAAGACCACCTCTCGAAGCTCCTCAAGAACTACTCACGGTTTCTCAGCACCAGCATTGAGAAGACCGTCATGCCCAACCTCTCAAGGCTGCGGGAATGCGGCATCTCGGATCAAAAGACGGCTTTGGTATTGCGCAAGTCCCCCATTTTAATCCTCCGAAGCCCCCAAAATTTCGGAGATTTGATGGAGCGAGTCGAGAGGATGGGAGTACCCCGCAGCTCGGGGATGTTCTTGTGGGCTCTCTGGGCTATCAACCTCATCAGCGAAGCCAAATTGGATGCCAAACTGCGACTCATGAAGAGTTTCGGGTGGTCAGAAGTCGAATTCTTTGCTGCCTTCTGCAAGAGCCCACTATTTGTAACAAATTCCGAGGAAATGTTGTCGGCCAGGATGGCCTTTCTGGTGAAGGAAGTTGGTTACGAGCCATCACAAGTTGCTCTCCGTCCAAAGCTCTTGATGCATAGCTTGGAGAGGAGGCTGAAACCTCGGCATCGAGTCATGCAGATGCTGGAGGCGAGCGGGGTGCCTTGCGGGACAAAGCAGTTCAGCACTGTTATGAGTCCTTCGGAGAAATTGTTCATGGAGAAGTATGTCATCCCACACAAGGAGAAGGTTCCAGGACTGTTAGAGATGTATCTTGCTGCATGTGGCAAGGGAAGCACCACCTAACTTTGGGTATTCTGATGTGCAAGGACTTCTTTTTGCGTCCTCCGGGGAATGCAATGAGGTATTGCATTTGACTCTTTTAGTGATTGTATTGGCAATGGTGTTATCCAAACATGTTTAGCTAAAGTTATATGATTTGTGTATCGACCTCTTAGCGAGTGTTGTTTCGATGATTTATGCGTCAAGACAGTGAATTAGACAATTGTATAAAAGAGAATCCGAAAAGATTGTAGTTCAACAGTTGATTGAAGATGTTAATGTACACCCCTGTTACTAAAATTTATTgttctttgaaaattttgggatttTCAGTATCAAATTTTCCAATGAAAATGTCAAAGATTTGTAGTTGTACTTTTCTTTCAAGAGAAAGCTActtttgatgaattacatggcaACTACTTATTCATGTTATTGGAGGTTGCATGTTAAGGAACATGAATGCTATCCTCTATCTGGGATGCATGCCtaattgaagttctaaatttCCAATTTTAAGTTATTCATAAAGGATATGATAGTGTTTTTGCACAGCAGTGGGCTCAACTCTTTGTTCAAAATCAGTAACCTTTTTAAAAAAAGGCTTGTTTCAGCATGAGCTCTTGTGGAACACCAAATAATGGCAGACTTATGTTTGATTCTGATTGTGCCATGAAACATGGACTGTTATGCTAAAATATTTTCCATTGCTATATTTTATGTTTTCTATTGGTTTATTTGTCTATTGGTTTGTTTCTATATGTTTTGGTATAGGAATTATGCTTTATGTTTCACCTGTGTCTGTGGTGTGGGTTGTTCCTTGCCTTGTTCTCTTATTGTAAGACCATGTTTTGTGTATGAACTACTTTGCTTACTGAAGGTTGGTGGTgttgttttctattttattgATGCAAACCGGCAGTGTCAAACTGTGAATTACAAATAAAAGAATTGCTTGTCATAGGTCGACATAACTAAATCTGGATACATACCAGGGTTTGAGTTTGTAATGTAGATCTAGCTGATGTTGATTTTTGATTGACCTGGTATGCATTAGCAAGGTAAACAAAGGAACCCTTAATATCGAGAAGTCTGCAAATATGGTTATACTGCTAGAGCCAGTTTCATGTCGAATGAGATATAGTGTTGCTTTCAAACAGTTTATTGTAAAGCGAGTGATTTCTTGTTAATGTTATACAAACTTACGTGTCATCTCCTCTAAAATCTCTAGGTTTTAGTTGGAACTATTCAATATATTCGCGAGTCTCCATTTTTGTTTAAGTTTGAAATTCGGATTTCATTTAATAGATACCATCAATTCCAGGTCAAAACGATTCCTTTTGAATGGACACAATCCAAATTTCttgaaaagatgattttttaaGGCCCCATTAGCCACATTTCACAAATTGTATCActcctatatgcaaatatagatatggatatttttgttatttttgacCAAATAATGGGTGATATCAGCATGTCACATTCTTAAGTCTAGTCGTATTTATGTCAGTTCTCCAGGCATAGGTTTATGTGAGCTTACTCCTCATTTGTTTTTTCCCCATTAATTGTCTCAAGAGCATCTCTCATGgtgatcttttttttccttcatttaGATATTATCATCTCTGAGATCATGACAGTCAAAAGTGATCTAAAACGTGGCTTGGTGATCTAAAATTTATCGTAATCTGCTTGTATAGCTATTCCATGGAATAACAACTTAAGTAAAGGCTACTAAAACGTATACTTGGAGCTTAGTATACTTGTTCTTTTTGTAGAACCATTCAATGTACTCTATGGCCTCTTGTAGTTAGTAGTTGATGCCGTAAATCATCCAGAAGTTACTACACCGATATTAGCTTAAGCTGTTTAGTGAAGATGTGAAAAAGCAGCTCAATTCATACTTATCTGAGATGCCATTTGGTTTGATCATGAGTTTGACTATTTGATTCTTGATATTTGTTCTAGATTTATTAAATCAAATTTTCTGAATAATTGGCATCCTATTTCGGCATAAACAAAATTATGTGGGTGTATTATCTCTCAGACGAGGACACAACGACAACTAGATCACCATAAGTTAGAGACAGAACCAAAAAACTTGTTGATGCTTGCTAATGCTGTTAGGACAGGTTTCTATGAGGGGACGAGATTTTCCAAACATATGGTTCGTATTATCGGCTATGTGCCTTTCTTGCTTCAAGATATTTTTGATCTAGATGATCAGTTTTTCCTGTCATGCAGCATAATTATAAAATCAATCAAGCAGTTTAGACAAGTTCAGAACACATATAGCTCAACTTGGACATAATTTTTCTTGGTACATTTCATAAGCTTGCAGGATGAAATTATACTAATTTTTCAAAACCAAAACAAAGCATACAGTGATAACATATGAACCGAACCTGCAAATTTTAGTAAGATATCATATAAAAACTCCTTGCTCCTTACTAATGATGATCATTTCACTGTCTTAATCAACCACACCTTAAATagctcataaaaaaaataaaaaagtttagCATGACCAGGGAATTTTACATTACCTTCTCAATatttattctctcttttttccagaGAGTACACCAAGTTACATTGTTCATAGAGGATTTGAAATATGAGTCTATATAATATTGTACTGCAAGATTTCTGGCACGACGCATAGGATGTCCACAACATTCCAATTATCCACAGAAATATAGTCGCTGTATCAGAAAATGAATGTTAAAAACAAAATCCATAATGACTGCTCATGAATATTCCCTATGGCAGAGAACAAACTT
Above is a window of Phoenix dactylifera cultivar Barhee BC4 unplaced genomic scaffold, palm_55x_up_171113_PBpolish2nd_filt_p 000190F, whole genome shotgun sequence DNA encoding:
- the LOC103721198 gene encoding uncharacterized protein LOC103721198, which encodes MPKLSSSLIIRSFYLPYLVGAVHFPSTFTTTVAAAAGKLSAEPHFMADYLVASCGLSLEKAVEASKSLRRIKSRQQPDSVLDFFKKHGFDDSHLKKLVSWNPRWLAFNVEETLAPKFRALHDLGFTGPDLTHVVMSNPVVSNHNLHRIVSKIQVWRDLLGSDEHLKKFLKGNQWLLGHSVEKTIQPNLSVLKDCGISDQRITLVLKKHPKFILQKPDALRALIDRAKGLGVLPGSTMFHWALWVLYKVGQEKFNAKLEAMRGFGWSEAEFLAAFRKAPGFLTGSVSTMREKMDFLVQQAGCAPSYVARHPVLLTLSLAKRLVPRNRYLEALKSKKLHGGEYDVYTAMVCAEKRFLEYYVLRHVNKFPELNELYAVSLEGRNAL
- the LOC103721199 gene encoding uncharacterized protein LOC103721199; this encodes MSPAKLSSAFLGRSGSRTNSPLLLFRHHRLDGLLFFFSSSTAAAGDGEKSSRRPHFVVEYLINSCGLSSTEASKASKSLAHLKSTEKPDAFLGFMRSRGFNDTSLRKIVSCYPRWLAYDAERFSLQRTIQPRLEFWARLLGSKDHLSKLLKNYSRFLSTSIEKTVMPNLSRLRECGISDQKTALVLRKSPILILRSPQNFGDLMERVERMGVPRSSGMFLWALWAINLISEAKLDAKLRLMKSFGWSEVEFFAAFCKSPLFVTNSEEMLSARMAFLVKEVGYEPSQVALRPKLLMHSLERRLKPRHRVMQMLEASGVPCGTKQFSTVMSPSEKLFMEKYVIPHKEKVPGLLEMYLAACGKGSTT